A genomic window from Armatimonadota bacterium includes:
- the clpB gene encoding ATP-dependent chaperone ClpB, translating to MAIRFDRFTERSQEAILQAQELVERAGHPQMDTEHLLLALIEQQDGIVPRLLARLNVNLAALRGRLQAELQRLPRVQGPAAEGLRISPRLRQAVEVAQSEAQRLRDQFVSTEHLLLGILEAGGTAAQILREVGASRDAVYAAMLEVRGGQTVTDQNPESKYEALQRYGRDLTALAAAGKLDPVIGRDDEIRRVIQVLSRRTKNNPVLIGDPGVGKTAIVEGLAQRIVRGDVPEGLKRKRVVQLDMGALVAGTKYRGEFEERLKAVLKEIADSAGEIILFIDELHTVVGAGAAEGAIDAANMLKPMLARGELHTVGATTLDEYRKHVEKDPALERRFQPVYVDEPDVEETISILRGLKERYEVHHGVRITDSAVIAAATLSDRYISERYLPDKAIDLIDEAASRLRMEIDSKPTELDEVDRRIMQLEIEREALKREVDPASKERLHHIEQELQSLTKDSERLQQQWEKEKRAIGAIRETKQRIEETRRQIEDAERRADLETAARLRYGTLRELEQQLRHQEQTLGEAHRDGQLLKEEVTAEDIAEVVAKWTGIPVHRLLEGEMQKLLHLEERLHERVIGQEEAVRAVSDAIRRARAGLKDPRRPIGSFLFLGPTGVGKTELARTLAAVLFDDEDAMVRLDMSEYQEKHTVSRLIGAPPGYVGYEEGGQLTEAVRRRPYRVVLFDEIEKAHTDVFNILLQIMDDGRLTDGHGRTVDFKNTVIIMTSNLGSRFLQHLDPEQEAHYEMARIQVLDEVRRNLRPEFYNRIDEVVVFRPLSRTQIRQIVDLQLRLLRERLVAQKIDVDVTEAARDFLAREGYTPDFGARPLRRLIQREVENSLARMILAGELREGQVAVVDYRDGALRFGVREAVPA from the coding sequence ATGGCCATAAGATTCGATCGGTTTACCGAGAGGTCGCAGGAGGCGATCCTTCAGGCCCAGGAGCTGGTGGAACGTGCCGGGCATCCCCAGATGGACACCGAGCACCTGCTGCTGGCGCTGATCGAGCAGCAGGACGGGATCGTCCCGCGCCTGCTGGCGCGCCTGAACGTCAACCTCGCGGCCCTGCGGGGACGGCTGCAGGCGGAGCTGCAGCGGCTCCCCCGCGTGCAGGGCCCCGCCGCAGAGGGGCTGCGCATCAGCCCGCGCCTCCGCCAGGCCGTGGAGGTCGCCCAGTCCGAGGCCCAGCGTCTGCGGGACCAGTTCGTGAGCACCGAGCATCTGCTGCTGGGGATTCTTGAGGCCGGCGGGACCGCGGCGCAGATCCTGCGGGAGGTCGGCGCCTCCCGCGACGCGGTGTACGCCGCGATGCTGGAGGTGCGCGGCGGGCAGACGGTGACCGATCAGAATCCGGAGAGCAAATATGAGGCCCTCCAGCGCTACGGCCGGGACCTGACCGCGCTGGCCGCGGCGGGCAAGCTCGATCCGGTGATCGGGCGGGACGACGAGATCCGGCGGGTGATCCAGGTCCTCAGCCGGCGCACCAAGAACAACCCGGTCCTGATCGGCGATCCGGGCGTGGGCAAGACGGCGATCGTCGAAGGGCTGGCCCAGCGCATCGTGCGCGGCGACGTGCCCGAAGGGCTGAAGCGCAAGCGCGTGGTGCAGCTGGACATGGGCGCGCTGGTGGCGGGGACGAAGTATCGCGGCGAGTTCGAGGAGCGCCTGAAGGCCGTGCTGAAGGAGATCGCGGACAGCGCCGGCGAGATCATCCTCTTCATCGATGAGCTGCATACCGTGGTCGGTGCGGGCGCGGCGGAGGGGGCGATCGACGCCGCGAACATGCTCAAGCCGATGCTGGCCCGCGGGGAGCTGCACACCGTGGGGGCCACCACCCTGGATGAGTACCGCAAGCACGTCGAGAAGGATCCGGCCCTGGAGCGCCGCTTCCAGCCGGTCTACGTGGACGAGCCCGACGTCGAGGAGACCATCTCCATTCTGCGCGGGCTCAAGGAGCGCTACGAGGTGCACCACGGCGTGCGGATCACCGACTCCGCCGTGATCGCCGCGGCCACGCTGTCCGACCGGTACATCAGCGAGCGCTACCTGCCGGACAAGGCCATCGACCTGATCGACGAGGCGGCCAGCCGGCTGCGCATGGAGATCGACAGCAAGCCCACCGAGCTCGACGAGGTGGACCGGCGGATCATGCAGCTGGAGATTGAACGGGAGGCACTGAAGCGGGAGGTTGATCCCGCCAGCAAAGAGCGGTTGCACCACATAGAACAAGAATTGCAGTCGCTCACAAAGGACAGTGAGCGACTGCAGCAGCAGTGGGAGAAAGAGAAGCGCGCCATCGGCGCCATCCGGGAGACCAAGCAGCGGATCGAGGAGACCCGCCGTCAGATCGAAGACGCCGAACGACGGGCCGATCTGGAAACCGCGGCGCGGCTGCGCTATGGGACGCTGCGGGAGCTGGAACAGCAGCTGCGGCATCAGGAACAGACCCTGGGCGAGGCGCACCGGGACGGCCAGCTCCTCAAGGAGGAAGTGACCGCCGAGGACATCGCCGAGGTGGTCGCCAAGTGGACCGGCATCCCCGTGCACCGGCTGCTGGAGGGGGAGATGCAGAAGCTGCTGCACCTGGAGGAGCGGTTGCACGAGCGGGTGATCGGCCAGGAGGAAGCGGTGCGCGCCGTCTCCGACGCCATCCGCCGGGCCCGGGCCGGCCTGAAGGATCCCAGGCGCCCCATCGGCTCCTTCCTCTTCCTGGGCCCGACCGGCGTAGGGAAGACCGAGCTGGCCCGCACGCTGGCCGCCGTGCTTTTCGACGACGAAGACGCCATGGTGCGGCTGGACATGTCGGAGTACCAGGAGAAGCACACCGTGTCCCGGCTGATCGGCGCCCCCCCGGGCTACGTCGGCTACGAGGAGGGCGGCCAGCTCACCGAGGCCGTGCGCCGGCGGCCCTACCGCGTCGTGCTCTTCGACGAGATCGAGAAGGCCCACACCGATGTGTTCAACATCCTCCTGCAGATCATGGACGACGGTCGGCTCACCGACGGCCACGGCCGCACCGTGGACTTCAAGAACACGGTGATCATCATGACCAGCAACCTGGGGAGCCGCTTCCTGCAGCACCTCGATCCGGAACAGGAAGCGCACTACGAGATGGCCCGCATTCAGGTGCTGGACGAGGTGCGGCGCAACCTGCGTCCGGAGTTCTACAACCGCATCGACGAGGTGGTGGTTTTCCGGCCGCTTTCCCGGACCCAGATCCGGCAGATCGTGGATCTGCAGCTGCGGCTGCTCCGGGAGCGCCTGGTGGCGCAGAAGATCGACGTGGACGTCACCGAAGCGGCGCGGGACTTCCTGGCCCGCGAAGGCTACACTCCCGACTTCGGCGCGCGGCCGCTGCGGCGGCTGATCCAGCGCGAGGTGGAGAACTCCCTGGCCCGCATGATTCTGGCCGGGGAACTGCGTGAGGGACAGGTGGCCGTGGTGGACTACCGCGACGGGGCGCTCCGCTTCGGCGTGCGCGAGGCCGTCCCTGCGTGA
- a CDS encoding DnaJ C-terminal domain-containing protein yields the protein MEFKDYYKILGVDRGSDQKAISAAYRKLARQYHPDINKTKGAEERFKEINEAYQVLGDPQKRARYDQMYEVYQRGGMDWQTMFGGAAPWGRPPGGWTVTYDIPEDLRDLLGGLGGFSDFFQQFFGGGPVGAARRGRRVSATQPAGAPEPAATIEVTLEEAFRGAQKSVTVRMDGTTRRLDVSIPRGVRSGQRIRLPGALDGEDLYLTVQVRPDPRFERQGDALITEVPVALTEALLGATIEVPTLEGPVEMTVPPETQPGQIFRLRGLGMPRREGGRGDQLVRVKVVLPKNLTRRERELVEELGRLRKERVRT from the coding sequence ATGGAGTTCAAGGACTACTACAAGATCCTCGGCGTGGACCGCGGCAGCGATCAGAAGGCGATCAGCGCCGCGTACCGGAAGCTGGCCCGCCAGTACCACCCCGACATCAACAAGACCAAGGGCGCCGAGGAGCGCTTCAAAGAGATCAACGAGGCCTACCAGGTGCTGGGCGACCCGCAGAAGCGCGCGCGCTACGACCAGATGTACGAGGTCTACCAGCGCGGCGGGATGGACTGGCAGACGATGTTCGGCGGCGCGGCACCCTGGGGGCGGCCGCCCGGCGGATGGACGGTGACCTACGATATCCCCGAAGATCTGAGGGATCTGCTGGGCGGCCTGGGCGGATTCAGCGATTTCTTCCAGCAGTTCTTCGGCGGCGGCCCGGTGGGTGCGGCCCGGCGCGGCCGGCGTGTTTCCGCCACCCAACCGGCCGGGGCGCCCGAGCCCGCGGCGACGATCGAGGTGACCCTGGAAGAAGCCTTTCGCGGCGCACAGAAGTCGGTCACCGTGCGGATGGACGGAACGACACGCCGCCTGGACGTCTCCATCCCGCGGGGTGTGCGCAGCGGCCAGCGCATCCGGTTGCCCGGCGCCCTGGACGGGGAGGATCTCTACCTGACGGTCCAGGTCCGTCCGGATCCCCGGTTCGAGCGGCAGGGCGACGCCCTGATCACCGAGGTCCCGGTCGCCCTGACCGAGGCCCTCCTGGGCGCAACGATCGAGGTGCCCACGCTGGAGGGCCCCGTGGAGATGACGGTCCCTCCCGAGACGCAGCCGGGGCAGATCTTTCGTCTCCGCGGTCTGGGCATGCCGCGCCGGGAGGGCGGTCGCGGGGACCAGCTGGTGCGTGTCAAGGTCGTCCTGCCCAAGAACCTTACCAGGCGCGAGCGGGAGCTGGTGGAGGAGCTGGGCCGGCTGCGAAAGGAGCGGGTGAGGACGTAA
- a CDS encoding nucleotide exchange factor GrpE — protein MDEHSGRPAEEPRPAGPEEPAAPTVSVEELQAELARAREEAERNWQQFLHAAADLENYKKQAARQREDAVQGVRAQLLGVILTVVDNLERALEHGTTADPQAILEGIRMTHRQVLEVLKTMGVEPMEARGKTFDPRLHEAVDIALDQEAPPDTVVEELQRGYLWHGEVLRPARVRVAR, from the coding sequence ATGGACGAGCACAGCGGGCGGCCGGCCGAGGAGCCGCGTCCGGCGGGACCTGAGGAACCGGCCGCCCCCACAGTCAGTGTGGAGGAGCTCCAGGCGGAACTGGCGCGGGCCAGGGAAGAGGCGGAGCGCAACTGGCAGCAGTTTCTCCATGCGGCGGCGGACCTGGAGAACTACAAGAAGCAGGCCGCCCGCCAGCGCGAGGATGCCGTCCAGGGCGTACGCGCCCAGTTGCTGGGCGTGATCCTGACCGTGGTGGACAACCTCGAGCGCGCCCTGGAACACGGGACGACGGCGGATCCGCAGGCGATCCTGGAAGGGATCCGCATGACCCACCGGCAGGTCCTGGAGGTCCTGAAGACCATGGGCGTGGAGCCCATGGAGGCGCGGGGCAAGACCTTCGACCCGCGCCTCCACGAGGCGGTGGACATCGCCCTGGACCAGGAGGCGCCGCCGGACACCGTGGTGGAGGAGCTGCAGCGCGGCTACCTGTGGCACGGGGAGGTCCTCCGCCCCGCGCGCGTGCGGGTGGCCAGGTAG
- the dnaK gene encoding molecular chaperone DnaK, with protein sequence MPKVVGIDLGTTNSVIAVVIGGEPQVIPNAEGSRLTPSVVAFTKTGERLVGQMAKRQAILNPENTVYSIKRFMGRRMAEVETERKMVPYRVEEGAHGMATVRLPAAGKSFTPEEISAMILQKLKTDAEAYLGDKILEAVITVPAYFNDAQRTATKHAGEIAGLKVLRIINEPTASALAYGLDKKGAETVLVFDLGGGTFDVTVLEIGEGVFEVKATNGDTHLGGDDWDERIVNWLADQFKRENGIDLRQDRQALQRLREAAERAKVELSTVTQTTINLPFITADSSGPKHLDYVLTRAKFEEMTADLVERCIGPFKQALADAKLTEKDLDQVILVGGATRMPMIQELVRRLTGKEPNKEVHPDEVVAVGAAIQAGVLAGTVREVVLLDVTPLSLGVETLGGVMTTLIPRNTTIPTRKSEMFTTAADGQTQVEIHVLQGERPMARDNRTLGRFILDGIPPAPRGVPKIEVTFDIDANGILDVKARDTATNREQSIKITGTSTLSKDEVERMVKEAERFAEEDRRRREEAELRNRGDSAVYQTERLLKDFGDKVSADERAAVEAKLKALKDALGQGDTAKITAALEELQQATNRLAQEVYARTPAGAPAGGAPPSDGPAAGTQAKTGDDVIDADYKRKDQ encoded by the coding sequence ATGCCCAAGGTTGTCGGCATCGATCTGGGTACCACCAACTCCGTGATCGCCGTGGTGATCGGCGGAGAGCCGCAGGTCATCCCCAATGCGGAGGGGAGCCGGCTGACGCCCTCCGTTGTCGCCTTTACCAAGACCGGCGAACGCCTGGTCGGACAGATGGCCAAACGGCAGGCCATCCTCAATCCGGAGAACACCGTCTATTCGATCAAACGGTTCATGGGTCGCCGCATGGCGGAAGTGGAAACCGAGCGGAAGATGGTGCCCTACCGGGTGGAGGAAGGCGCCCACGGCATGGCGACCGTGCGCCTGCCCGCGGCCGGGAAATCGTTCACACCCGAAGAGATCTCGGCGATGATCCTGCAGAAGTTGAAGACCGACGCGGAGGCCTACCTGGGCGACAAGATCCTGGAGGCGGTGATCACCGTCCCCGCGTACTTCAACGACGCGCAGCGCACGGCGACGAAGCACGCCGGCGAGATCGCGGGGCTGAAGGTGCTGCGGATCATCAACGAGCCCACCGCCTCGGCGCTGGCCTACGGACTGGACAAGAAGGGGGCGGAGACGGTCCTGGTCTTCGACCTCGGCGGCGGCACCTTCGACGTCACGGTGCTGGAGATCGGGGAGGGCGTCTTCGAGGTCAAGGCCACGAACGGCGACACGCACCTGGGCGGCGACGACTGGGACGAGCGGATCGTGAACTGGCTGGCCGACCAGTTCAAGCGGGAGAACGGCATCGACCTGCGGCAGGACCGCCAGGCGCTGCAGCGTCTGCGCGAGGCCGCGGAGCGGGCCAAAGTGGAGCTGAGCACGGTCACCCAGACGACGATCAACCTGCCCTTCATCACCGCGGACAGCAGCGGCCCCAAGCACCTGGACTACGTCCTGACCCGGGCGAAGTTCGAGGAGATGACCGCCGATCTCGTCGAGCGCTGCATCGGCCCCTTCAAGCAGGCATTGGCCGACGCCAAGCTGACGGAGAAGGACCTGGATCAGGTCATCCTGGTCGGCGGCGCCACGCGCATGCCGATGATCCAGGAACTGGTGCGCCGGCTGACCGGCAAGGAGCCGAACAAGGAGGTCCATCCCGACGAGGTCGTTGCCGTGGGCGCGGCGATCCAGGCCGGCGTCCTGGCCGGCACGGTGCGCGAGGTCGTGCTGCTGGACGTCACCCCGCTCTCCCTGGGCGTGGAGACCCTGGGAGGGGTGATGACCACGCTGATCCCGCGCAACACGACGATCCCGACGCGCAAGAGCGAGATGTTCACCACGGCGGCGGACGGGCAGACCCAGGTGGAGATTCACGTCCTGCAGGGCGAGCGGCCCATGGCCCGCGACAACCGCACCCTGGGCCGGTTCATCCTGGACGGTATCCCCCCGGCGCCGCGCGGCGTGCCCAAGATCGAGGTCACCTTTGACATCGACGCCAACGGCATCCTGGACGTCAAGGCCCGGGATACGGCGACGAATCGGGAGCAGTCGATCAAGATCACCGGCACCTCCACCCTGTCCAAGGACGAGGTGGAGCGCATGGTCAAGGAGGCCGAGCGGTTTGCCGAGGAGGATCGGCGGCGGCGCGAAGAGGCGGAACTACGGAACCGCGGCGACTCGGCGGTCTATCAGACCGAGCGGCTGCTCAAGGACTTCGGCGACAAGGTCAGCGCCGACGAGCGCGCGGCCGTCGAGGCGAAGCTCAAGGCCCTGAAGGACGCGCTCGGGCAGGGGGACACGGCGAAGATCACCGCCGCCCTGGAGGAGCTCCAGCAGGCCACCAACCGACTGGCCCAGGAGGTCTACGCCAGGACGCCGGCCGGCGCTCCCGCCGGCGGCGCGCCGCCCTCCGACGGCCCGGCCGCGGGCACCCAGGCCAAGACCGGGGATGACGTGATCGACGCCGACTACAAGCGAAAGGACCAGTAG
- a CDS encoding Hsp20/alpha crystallin family protein, with protein MSLIRWDPFDDLASLRESMDKLFEEFFTRRPERRGGVPVVWQPAIEAYETDHDFVVRAELPGVDPNQVDVSVTEDTLTIKGEAKSEQEEKKRNYYRRELRYGSFVRQLSLPTGVQGEAAKATYKNGILEIRVPKSERAKPKTVKVEVGG; from the coding sequence ATGAGCCTGATTCGGTGGGATCCCTTCGACGATCTCGCGTCCCTGCGGGAGTCGATGGACAAGCTGTTCGAGGAGTTCTTCACCCGGCGCCCGGAGCGCCGCGGCGGGGTGCCCGTGGTCTGGCAGCCGGCGATCGAAGCCTATGAGACCGACCACGACTTCGTCGTGCGGGCCGAGCTGCCCGGCGTCGACCCGAACCAGGTGGACGTCTCGGTCACGGAGGACACTCTGACGATCAAGGGCGAGGCGAAGAGCGAGCAGGAGGAGAAGAAGCGCAACTACTACCGGCGCGAGCTGCGCTACGGCTCCTTCGTGCGCCAGCTGTCGCTGCCTACGGGAGTGCAGGGCGAGGCGGCGAAGGCCACCTACAAGAACGGCATCCTGGAGATCCGGGTGCCGAAGAGCGAGCGGGCCAAGCCCAAGACGGTCAAGGTGGAGGTCGGCGGCTAG
- a CDS encoding MerR family transcriptional regulator encodes MRSRQDDRPVYVISVAADLTGLHPRTLRIYEEKGLVHPARRNNTRLYSDRDLERVRLIRHLTQELGLNLAGVRVLLDVYERLEYRGSGDSMSWIFERTVRRRRVR; translated from the coding sequence GTGAGGTCGCGCCAGGACGACAGGCCGGTCTATGTGATCAGCGTCGCCGCGGACCTCACCGGGTTGCACCCGCGGACGTTGCGGATCTACGAGGAGAAGGGCCTGGTCCATCCGGCCCGGCGGAACAACACCCGCCTCTACTCGGACCGCGACCTGGAGCGGGTGCGCCTGATCCGCCACCTCACCCAGGAGCTGGGCCTGAACCTGGCCGGGGTGCGCGTGCTGCTGGACGTGTACGAGCGGCTGGAGTACCGCGGCTCGGGGGATTCGATGAGCTGGATCTTTGAACGCACGGTGCGAAGGAGGCGAGTGCGATGA
- the trxB gene encoding thioredoxin-disulfide reductase, whose protein sequence is MRNVIILGSGPAGLTAAIYTTRAGLEPLVVAGAEAGGQLMLTTEVENYPGFAEPILGPDLIAAMRAQAERVGATFVAEDAVAVDFSRRPFRITLQSGEVEEARAVIIATGAKAKLLGLPGEQRFMGRGVSTCATCDGFFFRNRDVIVVGGGDTAMEEALYLAKLARAVTVVHRRDRLRASKIMQQRAMAQEKISFLWNTVVTEILGNGKVSAVRLQDVRTGEVTTRPTDGVFVAIGHKPNTELFRGQLEMDEQGYIIRVRRSMTSVEGVFVAGDVHDHTYRQAVTAAGYGCEAAIDAERWLAAAGEATG, encoded by the coding sequence ATGCGCAACGTGATCATCCTGGGCTCCGGGCCGGCGGGGCTCACCGCGGCGATCTATACGACGCGGGCCGGCCTGGAGCCGCTGGTGGTGGCCGGCGCCGAGGCCGGCGGCCAACTCATGCTCACCACGGAGGTGGAGAACTACCCCGGGTTTGCCGAGCCCATCCTGGGACCGGACCTGATCGCGGCGATGCGCGCCCAGGCCGAGCGCGTCGGCGCGACCTTCGTCGCCGAGGACGCGGTGGCTGTGGACTTCTCCCGCCGCCCCTTCCGGATCACCCTGCAGTCGGGCGAGGTGGAAGAGGCCAGGGCGGTGATCATCGCCACCGGGGCGAAGGCCAAGCTGCTGGGACTGCCCGGGGAGCAGCGGTTCATGGGGCGCGGCGTGAGCACCTGCGCCACCTGCGACGGGTTCTTCTTCCGCAACCGCGACGTGATCGTAGTCGGCGGCGGGGACACCGCCATGGAGGAAGCGCTCTACTTGGCCAAACTGGCCCGCGCCGTCACCGTGGTGCACCGCCGGGACCGCCTGCGCGCCAGCAAGATCATGCAGCAGCGGGCCATGGCCCAGGAGAAGATCAGTTTCCTCTGGAACACCGTGGTGACGGAGATCCTGGGCAACGGCAAGGTCAGCGCCGTCAGACTCCAGGACGTCCGAACCGGCGAGGTCACGACCCGCCCCACCGACGGCGTCTTCGTGGCCATCGGCCACAAGCCCAACACCGAGCTCTTCCGCGGCCAGCTGGAGATGGACGAGCAGGGCTACATCATCCGCGTGCGGCGCTCCATGACCAGCGTGGAAGGCGTCTTCGTCGCGGGAGACGTCCACGACCACACCTACCGGCAGGCCGTGACGGCCGCAGGATACGGCTGCGAAGCGGCCATCGACGCCGAACGCTGGCTGGCCGCGGCGGGCGAGGCGACCGGCTGA
- the trxA gene encoding thioredoxin, with product MEREAQVMGKAVHVSERDFEAQVIQSDVPVLVDFWAEWCGPCRMIAPVVEDLASEYAGRLKVVKVDVDENNALAYRYGVMSIPTLGIFKGGQMVERLVGYMPKPELKKRIDQVIGRPIS from the coding sequence ATGGAGAGGGAGGCGCAGGTGATGGGCAAGGCCGTCCATGTGAGCGAGCGAGACTTCGAGGCGCAGGTCATCCAGAGTGACGTCCCGGTCCTGGTGGACTTCTGGGCCGAGTGGTGCGGCCCGTGCCGGATGATTGCCCCCGTTGTGGAGGACCTGGCCAGCGAGTACGCCGGGCGGTTGAAGGTCGTGAAGGTCGATGTGGACGAGAACAACGCCCTGGCCTACCGCTACGGGGTGATGAGCATTCCCACCCTGGGGATCTTCAAGGGCGGCCAGATGGTGGAACGGCTGGTGGGGTACATGCCGAAACCGGAGTTGAAGAAGCGGATCGACCAGGTGATCGGCCGGCCGATCAGCTGA
- a CDS encoding inorganic phosphate transporter — protein sequence MPVLIPAGLLPVLLLVLAAEFVNGWTDAPNAIATVVSTRVLTPSAALGMATVLNVVGTMAGTAVAATIGKGIVNPETIDTVTIAAAMVAIVTWSTLAWLRGLPTSESHALVAALAGAGLATAGPQVLQWEGWRKVLIGLGFSTLLGFGGGCGLMVGIAWLFRRTPLGQVRRVFGRAQVLSAAFMAFSHGTNDGQKFIGVFTLALLLGGVIPEFRIPFWVILLCALTMGLGTAVGGWRIVHTMGLRLTRLESFQGFAAETAAASAIELATRLGIPLSTTHTINTAIMGVGATRRLSAVRWGVGLEIVTAWVLTFPACALIAALVTWVLRLIL from the coding sequence ATGCCGGTGCTCATCCCTGCCGGTCTCCTCCCCGTCCTGCTCCTGGTGCTGGCTGCGGAGTTCGTCAACGGGTGGACCGACGCGCCCAACGCCATCGCCACGGTGGTGAGCACCCGGGTGCTCACGCCGTCGGCGGCCCTGGGCATGGCCACCGTGCTCAACGTCGTGGGAACGATGGCCGGCACCGCGGTGGCCGCGACGATCGGCAAGGGCATCGTCAACCCCGAGACCATCGATACGGTGACCATCGCCGCAGCCATGGTGGCGATCGTCACCTGGAGTACACTGGCCTGGCTGCGCGGCCTGCCCACCAGCGAGAGCCACGCCCTGGTCGCGGCCCTGGCCGGCGCCGGGCTGGCCACCGCGGGACCGCAGGTGCTGCAGTGGGAGGGCTGGCGGAAGGTGCTGATCGGCCTGGGTTTCTCCACCCTGCTGGGCTTCGGCGGCGGGTGCGGACTCATGGTCGGCATCGCCTGGCTGTTCCGCCGTACTCCGCTGGGGCAGGTTCGGCGGGTCTTCGGCCGGGCCCAGGTGCTTTCCGCCGCCTTCATGGCCTTCAGCCACGGGACGAACGACGGCCAGAAGTTCATCGGGGTCTTCACCCTGGCCCTGCTGCTGGGCGGGGTGATCCCCGAGTTCCGCATCCCCTTCTGGGTGATCCTCCTCTGCGCGCTGACGATGGGCCTGGGGACCGCGGTCGGCGGCTGGCGCATCGTGCACACGATGGGTCTGCGCCTGACCCGGCTCGAGTCCTTTCAGGGGTTCGCCGCGGAGACCGCGGCGGCCTCGGCGATCGAGCTGGCCACACGGCTGGGAATCCCCCTCAGCACGACGCACACCATCAACACCGCCATCATGGGCGTGGGCGCCACACGCCGGCTGTCCGCCGTGCGCTGGGGGGTGGGCCTGGAGATCGTCACGGCCTGGGTGCTCACCTTTCCGGCCTGCGCGCTGATCGCGGCGCTGGTGACCTGGGTTTTGCGCCTGATCCTCTAG
- a CDS encoding DUF47 family protein: MVRLLPREEVFFDLFTATAENILAAARGLRALLEDFTDVDRRAGEIKALEDRGDELTHGIIDRLNRTFVTPLDRDDIFALAKQLDDVIDWIEASSSRLALYRVGEIPAAAKELGQIIVGACEAIAAAVAHLRRLDRVAAHLQEIHRLENLADLVQRDAIARLFAETRDPIDVIKWKEILETLEEATDQCEHVAHVLESIQTKHL, translated from the coding sequence ATGGTGCGTCTTCTTCCGCGCGAAGAGGTCTTTTTCGACCTGTTCACCGCTACGGCCGAGAACATCCTGGCCGCGGCACGCGGCCTCCGGGCGCTGCTCGAGGATTTCACAGACGTGGACCGGCGCGCAGGCGAGATCAAGGCTCTGGAAGACAGGGGCGACGAACTGACCCACGGGATCATCGATCGACTGAACAGGACCTTTGTCACCCCGTTGGACCGCGACGACATCTTCGCCCTGGCCAAGCAGCTCGACGATGTGATTGACTGGATCGAGGCCTCTTCCTCGCGACTGGCGCTCTACCGCGTGGGGGAGATCCCCGCCGCGGCGAAAGAGCTGGGGCAGATTATCGTCGGCGCCTGCGAGGCGATCGCCGCCGCGGTGGCGCACCTCCGGCGCCTGGATCGCGTCGCCGCCCACCTGCAGGAGATCCACCGGCTGGAGAATCTCGCCGACCTTGTGCAGCGCGATGCCATTGCCCGGCTCTTCGCCGAGACGCGGGATCCCATCGACGTCATCAAGTGGAAAGAGATTCTGGAAACGCTGGAAGAGGCGACCGACCAGTGCGAGCACGTGGCCCACGTGCTCGAAAGCATCCAGACGAAACACCTGTAG
- a CDS encoding tetratricopeptide repeat protein: protein MGEAEARPFLEAGERHLDAGDYAAAEAAFRAAVAAAPESAVAHSKLGVALAQQGQLDAAIAEFSRAIALQPTYAPAYSNLGNVYREKGMLDQALAAYERAVALDPDYWVAHQNLGALYKQMGRIGEAVEHFKKATRLSVRRPGRPAAAARRGGCLTRVVAAAAVVAAAAVFWTMRG, encoded by the coding sequence GTGGGTGAGGCGGAGGCCCGGCCGTTCCTGGAGGCCGGAGAGCGGCATCTCGACGCCGGCGACTATGCCGCGGCGGAGGCGGCCTTCCGCGCCGCGGTGGCTGCGGCGCCCGAGTCGGCCGTGGCGCACAGCAAACTCGGCGTGGCGTTGGCCCAGCAGGGGCAACTTGATGCCGCCATCGCCGAGTTCTCCAGAGCCATCGCCCTGCAGCCCACCTACGCGCCCGCCTACAGCAACCTCGGCAACGTTTACCGCGAGAAGGGCATGCTGGATCAGGCGCTGGCCGCCTACGAGCGGGCCGTGGCCCTGGATCCGGACTACTGGGTCGCCCATCAGAACCTCGGGGCACTCTACAAGCAGATGGGCCGGATCGGGGAGGCGGTGGAGCACTTCAAGAAAGCCACCCGGTTATCGGTCCGGCGTCCTGGTCGGCCGGCCGCGGCCGCCCGTCGGGGGGGATGCCTGACGCGCGTTGTCGCGGCGGCGGCCGTCGTTGCCGCCGCGGCGGTCTTCTGGACAATGCGGGGTTGA